A single window of Methanoregula sp. DNA harbors:
- a CDS encoding ABC transporter ATP-binding protein: MIKISDLQKIYRLGVVEVPALRGVSFEIHRGDFLGLMGPSGSGKSTMLHLLGLLDYPTAGTIEIDGVDVSELDDDERTDYRLRKMGYIFQDYALVAELTVLENVMLTAMAQGKTERECRDATGSVLSVVGLSHRLDHLPKELSGGEQQRVAIARSMVNRPIILFADEPCANLDTENSRAVLDQFHTINEELGQTIVMVSHEEWHKQYFHRIVYLKDGRIEREEERREHGTAGNMQYV, encoded by the coding sequence ATGATCAAAATTTCTGACCTGCAGAAGATCTACCGCCTCGGGGTTGTCGAGGTGCCGGCGCTGCGGGGCGTCAGCTTCGAGATCCACCGCGGCGACTTCCTCGGACTTATGGGGCCGAGCGGGAGCGGCAAGTCAACAATGCTCCACCTGCTCGGGCTCCTCGACTATCCTACAGCCGGCACAATCGAGATCGATGGTGTCGATGTTTCAGAGCTCGATGATGACGAGCGGACGGATTACCGGCTCCGGAAGATGGGGTATATTTTCCAGGACTATGCACTGGTGGCCGAGCTGACCGTGCTCGAGAACGTGATGCTCACCGCAATGGCGCAGGGAAAGACGGAAAGGGAGTGCCGTGATGCGACCGGGAGCGTTCTCTCAGTAGTTGGCCTCTCCCACCGCCTCGACCACCTGCCAAAAGAGCTCTCGGGCGGCGAGCAGCAGCGGGTGGCGATTGCACGGAGCATGGTAAACCGCCCCATCATCCTCTTTGCCGACGAGCCCTGTGCAAACCTTGACACGGAAAACTCGCGGGCGGTGCTGGACCAGTTCCATACAATCAATGAAGAGCTCGGCCAGACCATCGTCATGGTCTCGCACGAAGAGTGGCACAAGCAGTACTTCCACCGGATCGTGTATTTAAAAGACGGACGGATCGAGCGTGAAGAAGAGCGCAGGGAGCACGGGACCGCTGGAAACATGCAATACGTATAA
- the infB gene encoding translation initiation factor IF-2 produces MAHNPKIRTPIVCVMGHVDHGKTSLLDRIRGSSVVSSEAGAITQHIGATVVPIDAIRTMSGTMGRAPINIPGLLFIDTPGHHAFTTLRARGGALADMAILVVDITQGFQPQTVEALQILRNCKTPFVIAATKIDRVHGWRVNENDTFVSSFAQQNDRVKGDIENKTYEIVGKLAELGFSADRFDRVADFQRNLAIVPVSAHTGEGIPDLLLVMIGLAQRYMGQELALTVEGPGAGTVLEVKEERGLGMTLDVILYDGTLSIGDEIAVAGKDEVVVTKIRSLLQPRPMKEILIEDRFERVRSVAAASGVKVTAPNLERVIAGSPLFVIRGNRDEIEDRIKKEMSEIHVNLSEEGLVIKADTIGALEALCKELEAKEIGVMRAEIGGVSRHDLIETETIKNPYYRALLCFNTPILPDAQDMIKDPLYTQVRVFDGKVIYQLIDQYIAWRDEQKRLHEQKRFEHVIMPAKIRLLPDCVFRQSNPAVVGVRVLGGKLRGDVDLVKLDGKKVGHLKTMQMRSETIREADAGQEVAISIDGATVGRQVSVGDDLFVDIPERHVKVLEREIAKTLNPAAQEVLAEFAAMRRRAEPFWGK; encoded by the coding sequence GTGGCGCATAATCCAAAAATCCGTACACCCATCGTCTGCGTGATGGGGCACGTCGATCACGGGAAGACATCGCTCCTGGACCGGATCCGCGGCTCGTCTGTAGTCTCCTCCGAGGCGGGTGCAATCACCCAGCATATTGGCGCAACCGTCGTCCCCATCGATGCAATCCGTACCATGAGCGGCACGATGGGCAGGGCGCCGATCAACATACCCGGCCTTTTGTTCATCGACACTCCGGGCCACCACGCGTTCACCACACTGCGGGCTCGGGGCGGCGCGCTTGCCGACATGGCAATCCTGGTCGTCGATATCACACAGGGGTTCCAGCCCCAGACGGTAGAAGCGCTCCAGATCCTGCGCAACTGCAAGACACCATTTGTGATCGCAGCGACCAAGATCGACCGGGTCCACGGGTGGCGAGTAAACGAGAACGATACGTTCGTTTCATCGTTTGCACAGCAGAACGACAGGGTCAAAGGCGATATCGAGAACAAGACCTACGAGATCGTGGGAAAACTCGCGGAGCTCGGGTTCTCCGCCGACAGGTTCGACCGGGTCGCCGACTTCCAGCGGAACCTCGCGATTGTCCCGGTGAGCGCCCATACCGGCGAGGGCATTCCTGACCTCCTCCTTGTCATGATCGGGCTCGCCCAGAGGTACATGGGGCAGGAACTCGCTCTCACGGTCGAAGGCCCCGGCGCCGGCACAGTACTTGAGGTAAAAGAGGAGCGGGGGCTCGGGATGACGCTTGACGTGATCCTCTATGACGGCACGCTTTCAATAGGGGATGAGATTGCTGTCGCAGGAAAGGACGAGGTCGTTGTCACGAAGATCCGGTCGCTCCTGCAGCCCCGCCCGATGAAGGAGATCCTCATAGAGGACAGGTTTGAGCGGGTCAGATCGGTCGCAGCGGCATCGGGAGTTAAAGTGACCGCCCCCAACCTCGAACGGGTCATTGCAGGCTCGCCGCTCTTTGTGATCCGGGGCAACCGGGATGAGATCGAAGACCGGATCAAAAAGGAGATGAGCGAGATCCATGTGAACCTCTCCGAAGAGGGGCTCGTGATCAAGGCGGACACGATTGGGGCGCTCGAAGCGCTCTGCAAGGAGCTTGAGGCAAAGGAGATCGGCGTGATGCGGGCGGAGATCGGGGGGGTAAGCCGGCATGACCTGATCGAGACCGAGACGATAAAAAATCCGTACTACCGCGCCCTGCTCTGCTTCAATACCCCGATCCTTCCCGATGCGCAGGACATGATCAAGGACCCGCTCTACACGCAGGTCAGGGTCTTTGACGGCAAGGTGATTTACCAGCTCATCGACCAGTACATCGCATGGCGGGACGAGCAGAAACGGCTGCACGAGCAGAAACGTTTCGAGCACGTCATCATGCCGGCAAAGATCCGGTTGCTCCCCGACTGCGTTTTCCGGCAGAGCAACCCTGCGGTGGTCGGAGTCCGGGTGCTCGGCGGAAAACTGCGCGGCGATGTCGATCTGGTAAAACTGGACGGCAAAAAAGTAGGTCACCTTAAGACCATGCAGATGAGGAGCGAGACCATCCGCGAAGCCGATGCCGGGCAGGAAGTCGCAATCTCGATCGATGGGGCAACGGTGGGAAGGCAGGTAAGTGTCGGAGATGATCTGTTTGTAGACATTCCCGAGCGTCACGTAAAAGTGCTCGAGCGTGAGATTGCAAAAACGCTCAACCCTGCTGCACAGGAAGTGCTTGCCGAGTTCGCGGCAATGAGGCGCAGGGCAGAACCTTTCTGGGGTAAATAA
- a CDS encoding 30S ribosomal protein S6e, with the protein MVEFKVVVADPKTGRAYNVDAGSGVAGALVGKKIGDEVDAGPLGLSGYKVKITGGSDRTGTPANKSLPGAGRKRLLVADGTTGYHPKMEGQRRRKMLRAKEITPDFVQVNTLVTSYGDKTLEEMFPAKPAGEKTADAAKAPARKPASKKSK; encoded by the coding sequence ATGGTGGAATTCAAGGTCGTTGTTGCAGACCCAAAAACAGGACGCGCCTATAATGTCGACGCAGGCAGCGGCGTGGCGGGCGCGCTCGTTGGCAAAAAGATCGGGGACGAAGTGGACGCAGGTCCGCTCGGGCTCTCCGGCTACAAGGTAAAGATAACCGGCGGATCAGACCGGACCGGAACTCCGGCGAACAAGAGCCTTCCCGGGGCAGGGAGAAAGAGGCTCCTTGTCGCTGATGGTACCACAGGTTACCACCCCAAGATGGAGGGGCAGCGCAGGAGGAAAATGCTGCGCGCAAAGGAGATCACCCCGGACTTTGTCCAGGTGAACACCCTTGTCACTTCGTACGGTGACAAGACGCTTGAGGAGATGTTTCCGGCAAAACCCGCCGGCGAAAAAACCGCGGATGCCGCCAAAGCTCCAGCAAGAAAACCGGCCTCAAAGAAATCCAAATAA
- a CDS encoding DUF2240 family protein produces MPLKTTIAAPFRHTRKTAMRKNELVYYFALDRKWMSTEQANLLLKNAEEEGLLVQDKGVFSPGFDISAVTIPVGFKPTSVIFEKKDPSQDLIRRIAQATKKEETEVVAEMNLLIKDGFDGNLLPEAALAIIAKRHNVPFEDKLEALQQSLKKK; encoded by the coding sequence GTGCCCCTTAAAACTACTATTGCAGCGCCATTCCGGCACACGCGGAAGACGGCGATGCGAAAGAACGAGCTGGTCTACTACTTTGCGCTTGATCGCAAATGGATGAGTACCGAGCAGGCAAACCTTTTGTTAAAAAATGCCGAGGAAGAGGGGTTGCTGGTGCAGGACAAAGGCGTCTTTTCCCCCGGCTTTGACATATCCGCCGTTACGATCCCGGTCGGGTTCAAACCGACCTCGGTCATTTTTGAAAAAAAAGACCCGTCGCAGGACCTGATCCGGCGCATTGCACAGGCAACAAAAAAAGAGGAGACCGAAGTTGTCGCGGAGATGAACCTGCTCATCAAAGACGGGTTTGACGGCAACCTGCTGCCTGAAGCGGCGCTGGCGATCATCGCAAAAAGGCACAATGTCCCCTTTGAGGACAAGCTTGAAGCGCTTCAGCAGAGCCTGAAAAAAAAGTGA
- a CDS encoding 30S ribosomal protein S8e, which yields MQWQGESIRKVTGGRIRPAKGKRRTEIGLAPTDTHIGEDKRKIERTTGANEKVRALRAQYANVTNAANGDTKKAKITNVEKNSANPNYVRRNLLTKGAIIQTEIGRARIVSRPGQDGVINAILME from the coding sequence ATGCAATGGCAAGGAGAATCAATCCGGAAGGTGACCGGCGGCCGTATACGTCCGGCGAAGGGGAAGCGGAGGACCGAGATCGGCCTCGCTCCCACGGACACCCATATCGGTGAGGACAAGAGGAAGATCGAACGCACAACCGGCGCAAACGAGAAGGTGCGTGCCCTGCGTGCACAGTACGCCAACGTGACGAATGCGGCAAATGGCGATACTAAAAAGGCAAAGATCACGAATGTTGAGAAGAACAGCGCAAACCCGAACTACGTACGGCGCAACCTCCTCACCAAAGGCGCAATCATCCAGACCGAGATCGGGCGAGCCCGCATTGTCAGCCGGCCCGGTCAGGACGGCGTCATCAACGCGATACTGATGGAATAA
- the hypB gene encoding hydrogenase nickel incorporation protein HypB, translated as MHHIDVRIEKDVYDVNNRIAVHNAEHLMAHGVRAFDLLGAIGSGKTALIERLVPLLVRKGKRAGAIAGDVYGDDDFRRIKLLGIPAYNANTGKECHLDAHLVEHAIDHLPLDEIDVLFIENVGNMVCPTDFKLGAEKRIVIVSSTEGDDVVNKHPMMFRDCTIGVINKVDLAEAVGANLDRMEADIHRYNPSMKVFRTNLKTGDGIVGLLDEILSS; from the coding sequence ATGCACCATATTGACGTCAGGATCGAGAAGGATGTCTACGACGTCAACAACCGGATCGCGGTCCACAACGCGGAGCACCTCATGGCTCATGGGGTGCGGGCGTTTGACCTTCTGGGCGCGATCGGTTCGGGCAAGACTGCACTCATCGAACGGCTCGTCCCGCTGCTTGTCAGGAAAGGGAAGCGGGCAGGGGCGATAGCCGGTGACGTGTACGGGGACGACGATTTCAGGCGGATCAAATTGCTTGGCATCCCTGCCTATAATGCAAACACCGGCAAGGAATGCCACCTTGACGCACATCTGGTCGAACACGCCATCGACCACCTCCCGCTCGATGAGATCGATGTGCTCTTCATCGAAAACGTGGGCAACATGGTCTGCCCCACCGATTTCAAACTGGGCGCGGAAAAACGGATTGTCATTGTCAGTTCGACGGAAGGCGACGATGTCGTGAACAAGCACCCGATGATGTTTCGGGACTGCACGATCGGAGTCATCAACAAAGTCGACCTCGCAGAGGCCGTGGGCGCAAACCTTGACCGCATGGAGGCGGATATCCACCGGTACAACCCGTCCATGAAGGTGTTCCGCACGAACCTGAAGACCGGGGACGGCATCGTCGGACTGCTGGACGAGATTCTCTCCTCATGA
- a CDS encoding signal recognition particle protein Srp19, whose protein sequence is MADECVLYPCYFNGALKRSEGRRVPLKAGVKAPSLAELERVLKRSGLRFRAEDNHHPAHWERHEGRLVVEWNKGKGALIKKVAQQMGGKR, encoded by the coding sequence ATGGCAGATGAGTGTGTCCTGTACCCCTGTTATTTCAACGGCGCGCTGAAACGGAGCGAGGGGCGGAGGGTGCCCCTCAAGGCAGGGGTAAAAGCACCATCGCTTGCCGAGCTTGAGCGGGTATTGAAACGCTCGGGCCTCAGGTTCCGTGCCGAGGACAACCACCACCCGGCCCACTGGGAGCGCCATGAGGGGCGCCTTGTCGTTGAATGGAATAAGGGGAAGGGAGCGCTTATTAAAAAAGTGGCGCAGCAGATGGGAGGAAAACGATGA
- a CDS encoding histidinol phosphate phosphatase domain-containing protein — protein MKKMFDLHTHTIHSDGEMLPIELIRRMAVLGYTTVAIADHVDTSNVTTILGSLALVKDSAQLFGVNLLCGVEITHVPPEQIAGLAKQAKDAGGDIVIVHGETPVEPVAPGTNRAACTCRYVDVLAHPGMINIEDAIHAAKNNIALEVTSRSGHNRTNGYVVQVARETGCQVVVDSDAHGPHDLLDERARFLVAKGAGLTEAECRDVLSLNIEQFLSS, from the coding sequence ATGAAAAAAATGTTCGACCTGCACACGCACACGATCCACTCAGACGGGGAGATGCTTCCGATCGAACTCATACGGCGTATGGCGGTGCTAGGGTACACCACCGTAGCCATCGCCGACCATGTCGACACCTCAAATGTCACTACTATTCTTGGGTCACTGGCGCTGGTGAAAGACTCGGCGCAGCTGTTCGGAGTGAACCTCCTGTGCGGGGTCGAGATCACCCATGTACCCCCGGAACAGATTGCCGGCCTTGCAAAACAGGCAAAAGACGCGGGAGGGGACATCGTGATTGTGCACGGCGAGACTCCTGTAGAACCAGTTGCTCCCGGCACAAACCGTGCTGCATGCACCTGCAGGTATGTCGACGTCCTCGCCCACCCGGGTATGATTAACATTGAGGATGCCATCCATGCTGCCAAAAATAATATCGCACTCGAGGTCACTTCGAGGAGTGGGCACAACCGGACCAACGGGTATGTCGTTCAGGTAGCCCGCGAAACCGGGTGTCAGGTTGTTGTGGATTCAGATGCCCACGGCCCGCACGACCTGCTGGACGAACGCGCGAGATTCCTTGTTGCGAAGGGTGCCGGGCTGACCGAAGCGGAATGCCGAGACGTATTATCTTTAAATATCGAGCAGTTCCTCTCTTCCTGA
- a CDS encoding Gar1/Naf1 family protein, with translation MKVVGRAMSTPGSRMLVIQCEPAQLPGLYSEVIDRKMQPVGKIVDIFGNIKKPYATVICRGRCDIKPEEKVFAKAATDPKGYRPVLRKR, from the coding sequence GTGAAAGTTGTTGGTCGAGCGATGAGCACCCCCGGCAGCCGGATGCTCGTTATCCAGTGTGAACCCGCCCAACTCCCCGGACTGTACAGCGAAGTTATTGACCGGAAGATGCAGCCGGTCGGTAAAATCGTTGATATCTTCGGCAACATAAAAAAGCCCTACGCAACCGTCATCTGCCGCGGGCGGTGCGACATCAAACCTGAAGAGAAAGTGTTCGCAAAGGCAGCAACCGATCCAAAAGGGTACCGTCCTGTGTTAAGGAAGCGATAA
- a CDS encoding transcription initiation factor IIB produces the protein MQEIEKLKVLQNEREALKSRTKIKEQEKKAENHTETVCPECGGRQLVHDYERAELVCQGCGLVIDDDFIDRGPEWRAFDHDQRMKRSRVGAPMTFTIHDKGLSTMIDWRNRDSYGRAISSKNRAQLYRLRKWQRRIRVSNATERNLAFALSELDRMASALGLPRNVRETAAVVYRDAVDKNLIRGRSIEGVAAAALYAACRQCSVPRTLDEIAEVSRVSRKEIGRTYRFISRELGLKLLPTSPIDYVPRFCSGLTLKGEVQSRAVEILRQAGERELTSGRGPTGVAAAAIYISSILGGERRTQREVAEVAGVTEVTIRNRYKELAEKLDIEIIL, from the coding sequence ATGCAGGAAATTGAAAAACTCAAAGTTCTCCAGAATGAGCGGGAAGCCCTCAAGTCCCGCACGAAAATAAAAGAGCAGGAGAAGAAGGCAGAGAACCATACCGAGACCGTCTGCCCCGAGTGCGGGGGCCGGCAGCTTGTCCATGACTATGAGCGTGCAGAACTGGTCTGCCAGGGCTGCGGGCTTGTGATCGACGACGACTTCATTGACCGCGGCCCCGAATGGCGTGCGTTTGACCATGACCAGCGCATGAAGAGATCAAGGGTCGGCGCACCGATGACCTTTACGATCCATGACAAGGGGCTCTCGACCATGATCGACTGGCGCAACCGTGACAGTTACGGCAGGGCAATCTCAAGCAAGAACCGTGCCCAGCTCTACCGCCTGCGCAAGTGGCAGCGCCGTATCCGGGTCAGCAACGCGACCGAGCGCAACCTCGCGTTCGCACTCTCGGAACTCGACCGGATGGCATCGGCTCTCGGCCTCCCCCGCAATGTCCGCGAGACCGCAGCTGTCGTCTACCGTGATGCAGTGGACAAGAACCTGATCCGGGGAAGGAGTATTGAGGGAGTCGCCGCTGCAGCACTCTACGCAGCGTGCCGGCAGTGCAGCGTCCCCCGGACTCTTGATGAGATCGCGGAAGTGTCGCGTGTCTCAAGGAAAGAGATTGGACGGACATACCGGTTCATCTCCCGCGAACTGGGTTTAAAACTCCTCCCGACCTCGCCAATCGACTATGTGCCCCGGTTCTGCTCCGGGCTCACACTCAAAGGAGAGGTGCAGTCCCGCGCGGTGGAGATCCTGCGTCAGGCAGGCGAGCGCGAGCTCACCAGCGGCAGGGGGCCAACCGGTGTCGCGGCTGCGGCAATCTACATCTCATCGATCCTTGGCGGGGAACGCCGCACCCAGCGTGAAGTCGCCGAAGTCGCCGGTGTGACCGAGGTCACCATCAGGAACAGGTACAAGGAACTGGCAGAAAAGCTGGATATCGAGATCATCCTCTGA
- the thiC gene encoding phosphomethylpyrimidine synthase ThiC produces the protein MKTQVERARGGTITSLCRSVANAEGLHPELIASRISTGSIVIMSRGKCCVGIGEGLRTKVNVNIGTSSQRHDPMEEAMKAEIAQRYGADTVSDLSMGPEIRSTRNLIFNHTSLPITTVPIYQTASETGIRDMTGEDIIRTIHEQAKEGVSSFVLHCVSRPVLNAYKKNKRILGIVSKGGSITSAYMLLNRCENPFIEHFRTVLSILKKYDIVLSLGNTMRSGGIHDARDKAQLAEIRENIRLARLAHDAGVQVIIEGVGGHVRTDKIAQYVKYHKRLANFPLFVAGPLPTDVAMGYDHIAGCAGASIASGAGADYLCYITPAEHLSLPTPEQVREGLIAFRIAAHIGDSVKYGLSPADASVSKNRADMDWEGQFCNALDPDKARLMAPRSGPCSMCGDFCAIKIMRELAL, from the coding sequence ATGAAAACACAGGTAGAGCGTGCAAGAGGGGGAACGATCACATCCCTGTGCAGATCCGTGGCAAATGCCGAGGGGTTACATCCCGAACTCATCGCCTCCCGCATCTCCACCGGAAGCATCGTGATCATGAGCCGGGGTAAATGCTGTGTCGGCATTGGCGAGGGGCTACGCACCAAGGTGAACGTCAACATCGGCACATCGTCCCAGAGGCACGACCCCATGGAAGAAGCGATGAAAGCGGAGATTGCCCAAAGGTATGGGGCGGATACCGTCAGTGATCTCTCGATGGGCCCGGAAATCCGGAGTACCAGGAACCTCATTTTTAACCACACGTCTCTCCCGATCACAACGGTCCCGATCTACCAGACCGCTTCTGAAACCGGCATCAGGGACATGACAGGGGAAGACATCATCCGGACCATCCATGAACAGGCAAAGGAGGGGGTCAGCTCGTTTGTCCTCCACTGCGTCAGCAGACCTGTGCTCAATGCATATAAAAAAAATAAAAGGATCCTCGGGATAGTCTCAAAAGGCGGCTCGATCACCAGCGCCTATATGCTGCTCAACCGCTGCGAGAACCCGTTTATTGAACATTTCAGGACCGTCCTTTCCATCCTGAAAAAGTATGATATTGTCCTCTCCCTGGGCAATACCATGCGGAGCGGCGGCATCCACGATGCACGGGATAAAGCCCAGCTTGCAGAGATCCGCGAAAATATCAGGCTTGCCCGTCTTGCACACGATGCAGGCGTCCAGGTGATCATCGAGGGGGTAGGCGGACACGTACGAACGGATAAGATCGCGCAATATGTGAAATACCATAAACGGCTGGCAAACTTCCCGCTCTTTGTTGCCGGCCCGCTGCCGACGGACGTGGCGATGGGGTATGACCATATTGCCGGATGTGCCGGTGCAAGCATTGCAAGCGGTGCGGGGGCGGACTACCTCTGTTATATCACACCCGCCGAACACCTCAGCCTCCCAACGCCGGAGCAGGTGCGGGAGGGGCTGATCGCGTTCAGGATTGCCGCACATATCGGGGACAGCGTAAAATACGGGCTTTCCCCTGCTGATGCATCGGTTTCAAAGAACCGTGCAGACATGGACTGGGAGGGGCAGTTCTGCAATGCGCTCGATCCGGACAAGGCGCGGTTGATGGCGCCCCGCTCCGGCCCGTGCTCGATGTGCGGTGATTTTTGTGCCATCAAAATCATGCGGGAACTGGCACTGTGA